In the genome of Actinomadura graeca, one region contains:
- a CDS encoding Crp/Fnr family transcriptional regulator, with the protein MDVSGLMWERLVSAGSERRFGAGEVVLRQGDPPTHVLVLVSGRVKVSLTLPKGEVLLVAVRGPGELLGEMAVLGGDDRSATVVAVDACVTRVVTAERFRFLTQSAGVRDELLRRAMRRIREGETWRAETAALPAGPRVARALVRLAAVAEGEPVDVGLGQTEIGQAVGLSRSVVAAELARLRERGLVMTERRRIVIVDLPGLRALAESGHGSV; encoded by the coding sequence GTGGACGTCTCGGGGCTGATGTGGGAGCGGCTGGTCTCGGCGGGGAGCGAGCGGCGGTTCGGCGCGGGAGAGGTCGTGCTCCGGCAGGGCGATCCGCCGACGCATGTCCTGGTGCTGGTGTCGGGACGGGTCAAGGTATCGCTCACGCTGCCGAAGGGCGAGGTGCTGCTCGTCGCCGTCCGGGGGCCGGGCGAGCTGCTGGGCGAGATGGCGGTGCTCGGCGGGGACGACCGGTCGGCGACGGTCGTGGCCGTGGACGCGTGCGTCACGCGCGTCGTGACCGCCGAGCGGTTCCGGTTCCTGACGCAGTCGGCCGGGGTGCGGGACGAGCTGCTCCGGCGGGCCATGCGGCGCATCCGGGAAGGGGAGACGTGGCGGGCGGAGACCGCCGCGCTCCCCGCCGGGCCGAGGGTCGCGCGGGCGCTGGTGCGGCTGGCGGCGGTGGCCGAGGGTGAGCCGGTGGACGTGGGGCTCGGGCAGACGGAGATCGGGCAGGCGGTGGGGCTGTCGCGGAGCGTGGTCGCCGCCGAGCTGGCGCGGCTGCGGGAGCGGGGGCTGGTCATGACCGAGCGGCGCCGGATCGTCATCGTGGACCTGCCCGGGCTGCGGGCGCTGGCCGAATCGGGTCACGGGTCTGTCTGA
- a CDS encoding helix-turn-helix transcriptional regulator: protein MTGLSGTPVSSRPHLARARRAAGHTQHSLAVFLGVERSTISRWEAGYTEPQPHLRPVLAEVCKMSLDELAALLDPSASARPPKALNPLNVRVGARIRQEREARGWSKREMARRLFAAANIVNGDITSMARQIRHWEKGANYPRDWASTIALIFELDEADLFGSMSADPLGEEEAAEVVKRRRLLESLVALGAVTAAQRDALSVVRNAFDASLAQHGHGNAVDDWREVADEHGRSYLFTPRQALMPELAGDIVALMDVIDRETDTVRLGGLYGVGATLASLMAMTTSALELLGESRHWWRSARRYADVSDDRDVRVWVQGHESMSSLYQGRPYRMVLDQAESAIRLSNGRATPGLLEAMGAKAQTLAQIGAVDEAKTTLRQAWTAFEKLPSSATADSGSILNCPENRLLHAESFVYSAFGPAKEASRAHAAALAAYSPDRAPALAQVSLHAATTMVRQGDIGDGIAHAERTFTGLPVAHRHRGIRVIAKRVLDAVPEAEAGRPVVAEYRERLAQPIAV from the coding sequence ATGACCGGTCTTTCCGGAACGCCCGTCAGTTCCCGTCCACACCTGGCCCGGGCGCGCCGCGCCGCCGGGCACACCCAGCACTCCCTCGCCGTGTTCCTGGGCGTCGAGCGCTCCACCATCTCCCGCTGGGAGGCGGGGTACACCGAGCCCCAGCCCCACCTGCGGCCCGTGTTGGCCGAGGTCTGCAAGATGAGCCTGGACGAGCTCGCCGCCCTGCTGGACCCGTCCGCCTCCGCGCGTCCGCCCAAGGCCCTCAACCCCCTCAACGTGCGCGTCGGCGCCCGGATCAGGCAGGAGCGGGAGGCCCGGGGGTGGAGCAAGCGCGAGATGGCCAGGCGCCTGTTCGCGGCCGCCAATATCGTGAACGGCGACATCACCTCCATGGCCCGGCAGATCCGCCATTGGGAAAAAGGTGCGAATTATCCTCGCGACTGGGCCTCCACCATCGCGCTCATCTTCGAGCTGGACGAAGCGGACCTGTTTGGTAGCATGAGTGCCGACCCTCTCGGTGAAGAGGAGGCGGCAGAAGTTGTGAAACGTCGCAGGTTGCTGGAGAGCCTGGTAGCACTGGGCGCAGTAACGGCCGCACAAAGAGATGCTCTTTCGGTCGTCCGAAATGCATTCGACGCATCACTCGCCCAACACGGCCACGGAAATGCCGTCGACGACTGGCGAGAAGTCGCTGACGAGCACGGTCGCTCCTATCTGTTCACGCCGCGCCAAGCCCTCATGCCGGAACTCGCCGGTGACATCGTCGCCCTGATGGACGTCATCGATCGGGAGACCGACACCGTCCGTCTCGGGGGGCTCTATGGCGTCGGCGCGACCCTGGCGTCGCTCATGGCGATGACGACGAGCGCTCTGGAACTTTTGGGCGAGTCCCGCCACTGGTGGCGCTCGGCGCGGCGCTATGCCGACGTGTCTGACGACCGCGATGTCCGTGTGTGGGTGCAAGGGCACGAATCCATGAGTTCCCTCTACCAGGGGCGGCCCTACCGGATGGTGCTCGATCAGGCTGAGAGCGCGATCCGCCTGTCCAATGGGCGTGCCACGCCGGGTTTGCTGGAGGCGATGGGCGCCAAGGCCCAGACCCTCGCCCAGATCGGGGCCGTCGACGAGGCGAAGACGACGCTCAGGCAGGCGTGGACCGCCTTTGAGAAGCTGCCGAGCAGCGCCACCGCGGACAGCGGCTCGATCCTGAACTGCCCGGAGAACCGGCTCTTGCACGCCGAGAGTTTCGTCTACTCGGCCTTCGGGCCTGCCAAGGAGGCGTCACGCGCCCACGCCGCCGCCCTCGCGGCATACTCGCCGGACAGGGCTCCAGCGCTGGCCCAGGTCTCACTCCACGCGGCGACAACGATGGTGCGTCAAGGAGACATCGGTGACGGCATCGCTCACGCTGAACGCACCTTCACCGGCCTTCCCGTCGCCCATCGCCATCGCGGGATCCGGGTGATCGCCAAGAGGGTGCTGGACGCCGTGCCCGAGGCGGAGGCCGGGCGGCCCGTCGTCGCCGAGTACCGCGAACGCCTCGCCCAGCCGATCGCCGTATAG
- a CDS encoding NAD(P)/FAD-dependent oxidoreductase, which translates to MVETVVVVGAGVYGAAVGDALTRRGARVVVVDAGAPAGGTSGATFSWTNSCGKEPRAYHDLNVASMEAHRRLAAARPRGDWYHEGGNLEWAGDDAGREKLRAKVAGVLDYGYEARWLSRAEARDLEPDIDPAALPDEIAFFPREGWIEPARLVGHLLSSAVAGGAELVRNVAVTDVEVSDGRVRAVRLASGRRLSADAVVNCAGPRAAAIAELAGLSLPMRNTRGVLVYTSPVAVSVTCVVHAPHVHLRPGGAKRLLLHTAEIDGAVRVSGGEIAVEPSAVDGLLEAGRALYPGIRAATVESVRVGERPIPGDGLPVLGRAPELPNFYFAVSHSGATLCLHAGDLVAGEALGEDHDDVLAPFRFERF; encoded by the coding sequence GTGGTCGAGACCGTGGTGGTCGTCGGAGCCGGGGTCTACGGGGCGGCGGTGGGCGACGCGCTGACGCGGCGGGGCGCCCGGGTGGTCGTCGTGGACGCGGGCGCGCCCGCGGGCGGCACCTCCGGCGCGACGTTCTCCTGGACGAACTCCTGCGGGAAGGAGCCGCGGGCCTACCACGATCTCAACGTCGCGAGCATGGAGGCGCACCGGAGGCTGGCGGCCGCGCGTCCCCGCGGCGACTGGTACCACGAGGGCGGGAACCTGGAGTGGGCCGGTGACGACGCGGGCCGCGAGAAGCTGCGGGCGAAGGTCGCCGGTGTCCTGGACTACGGGTACGAGGCGCGCTGGCTGAGCCGCGCGGAGGCACGGGACCTCGAACCGGACATCGACCCCGCGGCGCTGCCGGACGAGATCGCGTTCTTCCCGCGCGAGGGCTGGATCGAGCCGGCGCGCCTGGTCGGCCATCTGCTGTCGAGCGCGGTCGCCGGGGGCGCCGAGCTGGTACGGAACGTCGCCGTCACCGATGTGGAGGTGTCCGACGGCAGGGTGCGCGCCGTCCGGCTCGCGTCGGGGCGGCGGCTGTCGGCGGACGCGGTCGTCAACTGCGCGGGACCGCGGGCCGCCGCGATCGCCGAGCTCGCCGGCCTGAGCCTGCCGATGCGCAACACCCGCGGCGTGCTCGTCTACACCTCGCCCGTCGCGGTGTCGGTGACCTGCGTCGTCCACGCGCCGCATGTGCACCTGCGGCCCGGCGGCGCCAAGCGCCTGCTGCTGCACACCGCGGAGATCGACGGCGCTGTGCGGGTGTCCGGCGGCGAGATCGCCGTCGAGCCGTCGGCGGTGGACGGCCTGCTGGAGGCGGGCCGCGCGCTCTATCCGGGGATCCGGGCCGCCACCGTGGAGAGCGTCCGCGTGGGGGAGCGGCCCATTCCCGGCGACGGGCTGCCGGTATTGGGACGGGCGCCCGAACTGCCCAACTTCTATTTCGCCGTCTCCCACAGCGGCGCGACCCTGTGCCTGCACGCCGGAGATCTGGTGGCGGGCGAAGCGCTGGGCGAAGACCATGACGATGTCCTGGCACCTTTCCGCTTCGAGCGATTCTGA
- a CDS encoding carbonic anhydrase has translation MRTFIDHARSFREDVTRRGEDFSGLAAGQSPLALFISCSDSRVIPSLFTGARPGELFELRTAGNIVPPYRLDRPAGEVATIEFAVEMLGVADIVVCGHSHCGAVGALLGAADLRAAPALRGWLAEVADGTPGIGRPAQAAEDGASPAAPPRGDHAAAAQRHVLAQLDRLRRYPSIRRRVADGRITLHAWYYEVHTGSVLMHRPSTDAFLPL, from the coding sequence ATGCGTACTTTCATTGACCATGCTCGTTCCTTTCGCGAGGACGTCACCAGGCGCGGTGAGGACTTCAGCGGCCTCGCCGCGGGCCAGTCACCGCTGGCGCTGTTCATCAGCTGTTCCGACTCGCGGGTGATCCCGTCGCTGTTCACCGGCGCCCGCCCGGGTGAGCTGTTCGAGCTGCGCACCGCCGGGAACATCGTTCCCCCCTACCGCCTGGACCGCCCCGCGGGGGAGGTCGCGACCATCGAGTTCGCCGTCGAGATGCTCGGCGTCGCCGACATCGTCGTCTGCGGCCACTCGCACTGCGGCGCCGTCGGCGCCCTCCTCGGCGCCGCCGACCTGCGCGCCGCGCCCGCGCTCCGCGGGTGGCTCGCCGAAGTCGCCGACGGGACGCCGGGCATCGGGCGTCCCGCGCAGGCCGCCGAGGACGGCGCGTCGCCCGCCGCGCCGCCGCGCGGCGACCACGCGGCGGCGGCACAGCGCCACGTGCTCGCCCAGCTGGACCGGCTGCGCCGGTACCCCAGCATCCGGCGGCGCGTCGCCGACGGCCGGATCACCCTGCACGCCTGGTACTACGAGGTCCACACCGGATCGGTCCTCATGCACCGGCCGAGCACCGACGCCTTCCTTCCCCTGTAG
- a CDS encoding SulP family inorganic anion transporter — MLPTPLRSPRVLRGEISASLVVFLVALPLCAGVAVASGVPAGLGLITGIVGGLVVGLLPGSSLQVSGPAAGLTVLVYEAVQEYGLGALGAIVMAAGLAQVALGMLRMGRWFRAISVAVVEGMLAGIGLTIIAGQLYAMAGATAPGSGIAKIAGVPELLLDSAGSGPALAALGIGVTTIGLLMGWPYLPRRVRAVPAPLAAVALATGLSLLLDAPVARLKVEGLLGSIQPPGGDDLARLAEVGVIGTVVAFALISSAESLFSAAAVDRMHDGPRTDYDKELMAQGFGNTLCGALGALPMTAVIVRSSANVQAGAKTKASRVLHGFWLLLFAALLPGLLEVIPLAALAGVLVFAGWKLIPLAQLRRLWREHRGESVILVVTAVAVVSLNLFEGVLLGLLLAVVKSAWDTSHLQIQVHGVDDDGDEPRRPVRVTLTGNATFLRLPQIIDTLDGLPHHRPVELDLTGVRHLDHACRTALTGWVDRHNQAIPAPAPVEDRPVVTASR, encoded by the coding sequence ATGCTCCCCACACCCTTGCGCTCCCCCCGGGTCCTGCGGGGCGAGATCTCCGCGTCGCTCGTGGTCTTCCTCGTCGCGCTGCCGCTGTGCGCGGGCGTGGCGGTCGCCTCAGGCGTCCCCGCCGGGCTCGGGCTGATCACCGGCATCGTCGGCGGGCTCGTCGTGGGGCTGCTGCCCGGCAGCAGCCTCCAGGTCAGCGGCCCCGCCGCGGGCCTGACGGTGCTGGTCTACGAGGCCGTCCAGGAGTACGGGCTCGGCGCCCTCGGCGCGATCGTCATGGCCGCGGGCCTGGCGCAGGTCGCACTCGGCATGCTGCGGATGGGCCGCTGGTTCCGGGCCATCTCGGTGGCGGTCGTCGAGGGCATGCTCGCCGGCATCGGCCTCACCATCATCGCCGGGCAGCTGTACGCCATGGCCGGGGCGACCGCGCCCGGCTCGGGCATCGCCAAGATCGCCGGCGTCCCGGAACTGCTCCTGGACAGCGCCGGATCGGGCCCCGCGTTGGCCGCCCTCGGCATCGGCGTCACGACGATCGGGCTGCTGATGGGATGGCCGTACCTGCCCCGGCGGGTCCGCGCCGTCCCGGCCCCCCTGGCGGCCGTCGCCCTCGCCACCGGCCTCTCGCTCCTGCTGGACGCGCCGGTGGCGCGGCTGAAGGTGGAGGGCCTGCTCGGCTCCATCCAGCCGCCGGGTGGCGACGACCTGGCCCGGCTCGCCGAGGTCGGCGTGATCGGCACCGTCGTCGCGTTCGCGCTCATCTCGTCCGCCGAAAGCCTGTTCAGCGCCGCCGCCGTGGACCGCATGCACGACGGCCCGCGCACCGACTACGACAAGGAGCTGATGGCGCAGGGCTTCGGCAACACCCTCTGCGGCGCGCTGGGCGCGCTGCCGATGACGGCCGTGATCGTGCGCAGTTCCGCCAACGTCCAGGCGGGCGCGAAGACCAAGGCGTCCCGGGTCCTGCACGGCTTCTGGCTGCTGCTGTTCGCCGCGCTGCTCCCCGGCCTGCTGGAGGTCATCCCGCTGGCCGCCCTCGCGGGCGTGCTGGTGTTCGCCGGCTGGAAGCTCATCCCCCTCGCGCAGCTGCGCCGCCTGTGGCGGGAACACCGGGGCGAGTCGGTCATCCTGGTCGTCACGGCGGTGGCGGTGGTCTCCCTCAACCTGTTCGAGGGCGTCCTGCTCGGCCTGCTGCTGGCCGTGGTCAAGTCGGCCTGGGACACCTCGCACCTCCAGATCCAGGTGCACGGGGTGGACGACGACGGGGACGAGCCCCGGCGCCCCGTCCGCGTCACGCTCACCGGCAACGCCACCTTCCTGCGCCTGCCGCAGATCATCGACACGCTGGACGGGCTGCCCCACCACCGGCCCGTCGAGCTGGACCTCACCGGCGTGCGGCACCTGGACCACGCCTGCCGCACCGCGCTCACGGGCTGGGTGGACCGGCACAACCAGGCGATCCCCGCACCCGCCCCGGTGGAGGACCGCCCGGTGGTGACCGCCTCCCGCTGA
- a CDS encoding patatin-like phospholipase family protein, which translates to MSDDEGELARRARRIGDRAARRAKEPLYGQGAPLPGGEPLGLQDPVAVFHSAGRRDPRDEPVALVLAGGGAKGAYQAGVVRFLAEVGTPVTAISGASIGALNGAVVAAAPSLGEGADRLVRVWREVAEETGPPRFSGPESEVAREAADLPRPDGEFDEPALRQWLNLLPRLGGPMLSPGFLDGLVAKHVDEHALRSGIPMWVSIFPSVDPNSLTLAPFPFGSLIPRVRDRSGPIRGNPLRFGWLLDVVRGKLLRESSEWRRINHLRPEEIHNLVLASAGLPILLPPRNVDGRTFRDGGIGDNIPVGALLAVTDCPTVVVAHLNPRPLFEPSRFPELRIIEVMPSRPIAPHGPTGPLTGMIDLSPRRVEGLYELGYEDAKEQLGRYWRMEAVDRVADFLGAFRSAAVAELDDPL; encoded by the coding sequence ATGAGCGACGACGAGGGCGAGCTGGCCCGGCGCGCGAGGCGGATAGGCGACCGCGCCGCCCGGCGCGCGAAGGAACCGCTTTACGGCCAAGGCGCCCCATTGCCGGGCGGGGAACCGCTCGGCCTTCAGGATCCGGTGGCGGTCTTCCATTCCGCGGGCCGCCGCGATCCCCGGGACGAGCCGGTCGCGCTGGTGCTGGCCGGAGGTGGCGCCAAAGGCGCCTACCAGGCCGGGGTGGTGCGTTTCCTCGCGGAGGTCGGCACACCGGTGACCGCCATTTCCGGGGCCAGCATCGGCGCGCTCAACGGCGCCGTCGTGGCGGCGGCGCCGTCCCTCGGTGAGGGCGCCGACCGTCTCGTGCGCGTCTGGCGGGAGGTCGCCGAGGAGACCGGGCCGCCGCGGTTCTCCGGGCCCGAATCCGAGGTCGCCCGGGAGGCCGCGGATCTGCCGCGCCCGGACGGCGAGTTCGACGAGCCCGCCCTGCGGCAATGGCTCAACCTGCTGCCCCGGCTGGGCGGGCCGATGCTCAGCCCGGGTTTCCTGGACGGGCTCGTGGCGAAGCACGTGGACGAGCACGCGCTTCGGTCGGGCATACCGATGTGGGTGTCGATCTTCCCGTCCGTGGATCCGAACAGCCTGACCCTGGCGCCGTTCCCCTTCGGGTCCTTGATTCCCCGGGTCCGGGACAGGAGCGGTCCGATCCGGGGGAATCCGCTGCGTTTCGGATGGCTGCTCGACGTGGTCCGCGGGAAACTGCTGCGGGAGTCCTCTGAATGGCGCCGGATCAATCACCTGCGCCCCGAGGAGATCCACAACCTCGTTCTCGCCAGTGCCGGCCTTCCCATCCTCCTTCCGCCGAGGAACGTCGACGGACGCACGTTCCGGGACGGCGGGATCGGCGACAACATCCCCGTCGGCGCGTTGCTGGCGGTCACCGACTGCCCCACCGTGGTGGTGGCGCATCTGAACCCCCGCCCGCTCTTCGAACCCTCGCGGTTCCCCGAATTGCGCATCATCGAGGTCATGCCGAGCCGTCCCATCGCGCCGCACGGTCCCACCGGCCCGCTCACCGGAATGATCGACCTTTCCCCACGGCGCGTGGAGGGCCTCTACGAACTCGGTTACGAGGACGCGAAAGAACAGCTCGGCCGTTACTGGCGCATGGAGGCCGTCGACCGGGTGGCCGATTTCCTGGGCGCGTTCCGTTCGGCCGCCGTGGCGGAGCTGGACGACCCGCTCTGA
- a CDS encoding Hsp70 family protein → MTAEHQVAAAVDFGTHGTGWGWATIDAINDSPDHRKINYQSRHRGSPEATAKNLTALLLGADGEEVVARGFDASRKWRRMKGTAEADRHGYAYAFKMALKPEVYNGDVPRGEGTVYLRDTRDVQKLITAYLREVRSEAVADIAKRGYREEHIRWCLTVPAIWDENDRALMRDAAEKAGFPKDENSLLITREPEAAAVYCWIRHARVLGMDDAREHLDLSNTGDRFMVVDCGGGTVDITAFRVRMSPDGKPRLYEIGRPDGGKFGSEYVNAAFTDDYLTRVLGADVMERAKEHCRHDLDDLEAQWEREKVNLIVDQIDGRPRIIDPILLRMGHHLWGLLDEEDRRRLTAEYGAECGLVVREDDAQAIFDTAIAPILKTVEHQLSVMRRNDGFSDQREKLVIVGGFGRSEYLQASIHERFRDEAEVLVAEDPATAVLFGAVHFCYDPDAIRSRRSRYTIGLAVCKDFRHGVDPADSQVTGDDGLKCNTRFDRIVIADESVEVNEERVRNYFPISKDQRELGLRLFSSLEDDPEYATEETCKKLGEITVDISESEGKERGERPIRIYLSFGGNETRVRAENPRTGEIQETTFDVDYLR, encoded by the coding sequence ATGACGGCCGAACATCAGGTCGCGGCGGCGGTGGACTTCGGGACGCATGGGACGGGGTGGGGATGGGCCACGATCGACGCCATCAACGACTCGCCCGACCACCGGAAGATCAATTATCAGAGCCGTCATCGTGGCAGTCCCGAGGCGACCGCGAAGAACCTCACCGCGCTGCTTCTGGGCGCCGATGGTGAAGAGGTCGTGGCGAGGGGATTCGACGCCTCGCGCAAATGGCGGCGTATGAAGGGAACGGCCGAGGCCGACCGGCACGGCTACGCCTACGCGTTCAAAATGGCGCTGAAGCCCGAGGTGTACAACGGTGACGTGCCCCGCGGTGAGGGGACGGTCTATCTGCGCGATACCCGGGACGTCCAGAAACTGATCACCGCCTATCTGCGCGAGGTGCGTTCGGAGGCGGTCGCCGATATCGCCAAGCGCGGCTACCGGGAGGAGCACATCCGCTGGTGCCTGACCGTGCCCGCCATCTGGGACGAGAACGATCGCGCGCTGATGCGGGACGCCGCGGAGAAGGCGGGCTTTCCCAAGGACGAGAACAGTCTCCTGATCACGCGGGAGCCCGAGGCGGCGGCCGTCTACTGCTGGATCCGGCACGCGCGGGTGCTGGGCATGGACGACGCGCGTGAGCATCTGGACCTGTCGAACACCGGTGACCGGTTCATGGTCGTCGACTGCGGCGGCGGCACCGTCGACATCACCGCGTTCCGCGTGAGGATGTCCCCGGACGGAAAGCCGCGGCTGTACGAGATCGGCCGTCCCGACGGCGGGAAATTCGGTTCCGAGTACGTGAACGCGGCCTTCACGGACGACTATCTCACCAGGGTGCTGGGCGCGGACGTCATGGAGCGGGCGAAGGAGCACTGCCGTCACGATCTCGACGATCTGGAGGCGCAGTGGGAGCGCGAGAAGGTCAATCTGATCGTCGATCAGATCGACGGCAGGCCGCGCATCATCGACCCCATCCTCCTTCGCATGGGGCACCATCTGTGGGGGCTGCTCGACGAGGAGGACCGCCGGCGGCTCACGGCCGAGTACGGCGCCGAATGCGGCCTGGTCGTGCGGGAGGACGACGCCCAGGCCATCTTCGACACGGCGATCGCGCCGATCCTCAAGACGGTCGAGCACCAGCTGTCGGTCATGCGGCGCAACGACGGGTTCTCGGACCAGCGCGAGAAACTCGTGATCGTCGGTGGCTTCGGCCGGTCCGAGTACCTTCAGGCGTCCATTCATGAGAGGTTCCGGGACGAGGCCGAGGTCCTGGTCGCCGAGGACCCCGCCACCGCCGTGCTCTTCGGGGCGGTGCATTTCTGCTACGACCCCGACGCGATCCGCTCGCGGCGTTCCCGGTACACGATCGGCCTCGCGGTGTGCAAGGACTTCCGGCACGGCGTCGATCCCGCGGACTCCCAGGTGACGGGCGACGACGGCCTCAAATGCAATACGCGGTTCGACCGGATCGTCATAGCGGACGAGAGCGTCGAGGTGAACGAGGAGCGGGTGCGGAACTACTTCCCGATCTCCAAGGACCAGAGGGAGCTGGGCCTCAGGCTGTTCTCCTCGCTTGAGGACGATCCGGAGTACGCGACCGAGGAGACGTGCAAGAAGCTCGGTGAGATCACCGTCGACATCTCCGAATCCGAGGGAAAGGAGCGCGGCGAAAGGCCGATCCGCATTTATCTGTCGTTCGGCGGGAACGAGACGCGGGTACGCGCGGAGAATCCCCGGACCGGCGAGATCCAGGAGACCACCTTCGACGTCGACTACCTCCGCTGA
- a CDS encoding epoxide hydrolase family protein → MPDTPHVDPFTLKTEPAALEDLRARLRATRWPDAPEDAGWSLGTDLDYLRELVGYWADGFDWSAQEAALARLPHFRVRVGGLGIHVVHARAAATAGPVLPLVLTHGWPDSFWRYSKVVPLLTDPGAHGADPADAFDVAVPDLPGYGYSDRPTGPPLNSIAVAGLWAELMDVLGYPRFGAAGGDIGSHVSRYLALDHPDRVVAVHRTDAGLPVYTGPPEDLTPEERAWIDSTAAWSVTEGAYGAMHRTKPQTAAFGLTDSPAGLAAWILEKLQAWSDCGGDVERRFTKDEILTNITLYWLTGTIGSSMRMYKANGAIPPAQLARRVEVPSGFSIFRGDVVRPPRAWLERTANAVRITEPPSGGHFAPFEEPELYAEELRAFFRPYRAAMTA, encoded by the coding sequence ATGCCGGACACGCCGCACGTCGATCCGTTCACCCTGAAAACCGAGCCAGCGGCACTTGAGGATCTCCGCGCGCGGTTGCGTGCGACGCGCTGGCCGGACGCGCCCGAGGACGCCGGCTGGTCCCTCGGGACCGACCTGGACTACCTTCGCGAACTCGTCGGCTACTGGGCGGACGGGTTCGACTGGTCCGCGCAGGAAGCGGCACTCGCGCGGCTTCCGCACTTTCGCGTCCGGGTCGGTGGCCTGGGCATCCACGTCGTGCACGCCCGGGCCGCCGCGACGGCCGGGCCCGTCCTGCCCCTGGTCCTCACCCACGGGTGGCCGGACTCGTTCTGGCGCTATTCGAAGGTCGTCCCGCTCCTCACCGACCCCGGCGCGCACGGCGCCGACCCGGCCGACGCGTTCGACGTGGCCGTGCCCGACCTGCCCGGCTATGGGTACTCCGACCGTCCCACCGGGCCGCCGCTGAACTCGATCGCCGTCGCCGGTCTCTGGGCCGAGCTGATGGACGTCCTCGGCTACCCGCGGTTCGGGGCGGCGGGCGGCGACATAGGCAGCCATGTGAGCCGCTACCTGGCGCTCGACCACCCCGACCGGGTCGTGGCCGTCCATCGGACGGACGCGGGCCTGCCCGTCTATACCGGCCCGCCCGAGGACCTCACGCCCGAAGAACGCGCCTGGATCGACAGCACCGCCGCCTGGTCGGTGACCGAAGGGGCCTACGGCGCCATGCACCGCACGAAACCCCAGACCGCCGCCTTCGGGCTCACCGACTCACCGGCCGGGCTCGCCGCGTGGATCCTCGAAAAGCTCCAGGCGTGGAGCGATTGCGGAGGGGACGTCGAACGACGTTTCACGAAGGACGAGATCCTCACCAACATCACGCTCTACTGGCTCACGGGGACGATCGGCTCGTCGATGCGGATGTACAAAGCGAATGGCGCCATCCCACCGGCCCAGCTCGCCCGCCGGGTCGAGGTCCCGTCCGGCTTCTCGATTTTCCGCGGCGACGTCGTCCGCCCGCCGAGGGCGTGGCTCGAACGCACGGCGAACGCCGTGCGCATCACCGAGCCTCCGAGCGGCGGCCATTTCGCGCCGTTCGAGGAGCCCGAGCTTTACGCGGAGGAGCTCCGCGCCTTCTTCCGCCCCTACCGGGCGGCCATGACGGCCTGA
- a CDS encoding VOC family protein gives MSIDVVTHLNFRGDARAALTFYRSVFGGDLAVVTYKDAGNVQEPSEADQVMWGQVIAGNGFRVMAYDVPSHLPWEQGENAFFVSLRGKGTEEITALWEKLSDGATIVQPLMPAQWAPLYGMLKDRFGVTWVVDVVAEYTAS, from the coding sequence ATGTCCATCGATGTTGTGACGCACCTGAACTTCCGCGGTGACGCCCGCGCGGCACTCACGTTCTACCGGTCCGTGTTCGGTGGGGACCTCGCCGTGGTCACGTACAAGGACGCCGGGAACGTCCAGGAGCCGTCCGAGGCGGACCAGGTGATGTGGGGCCAGGTGATCGCCGGCAACGGCTTCCGCGTGATGGCCTACGACGTGCCCTCGCACCTGCCCTGGGAGCAGGGCGAGAACGCGTTCTTCGTCTCGCTCCGGGGCAAGGGGACCGAGGAGATCACCGCGTTGTGGGAGAAGCTCTCCGACGGCGCGACGATCGTCCAGCCGCTGATGCCCGCTCAATGGGCGCCCCTGTACGGGATGCTGAAGGACCGGTTCGGCGTCACCTGGGTCGTGGACGTCGTCGCCGAGTACACCGCGTCCTGA